The window TGTAAGGCAGCGGGGGAGAAGATCTACCGAACTGTGGAGAACGTCGACGGGGTGTTCGTCATGAAGCCCCGCACGGAGCAACTCAACTATGGCCAGCAGCACAAGCTGGACGATCCCTACGGCTACGCGGGGACTGGTGAAGCCTATCTAAAGCTCTTTGTTCGTGGGAGGCCGACCGTTCCAGCAAGAACAGGAGAGTTGATTGATCCCGCTAACGTCGTGAGCTACAGATTTGTGGAGATCGCTGATGAAACAGGTAAAGGCTTTTATCGCTATACCACGCCCATGCCGAAGGACGAGAGCGAGCGCATTACGCGGAATGGCGGAGGCGTGGTGCCACTAGTCAGGACATCAGTCCTCACGCGTACAGCTAGATATGCAATCACGTGGGCCGATATTTCCACACATGAAGACCGAGATCACTGGATAGCCGGCAGCTCGCAGCAGGTTGTTGACTTAGCGACGAATGAGGTCATCGCAGAGCGAATCGGCTACATGTTCGATCGCGGCCTTGGTGACATATCTGGAGGTCGTTCGCCTTGGAGTGCGGCACGCAGCAACGCGTGCCCGCCACTCAATGAAAAAACCTTCTACTTTTTTGATCGTGTAATTCAACCTGCCCGGGAGGCAATCAAATGAGCAATGAGATCACAACATACCTGAAGTATGTCAATCTTCAAATGGCCGCCGAGGCGCTGTGGGATCGTGTAGATCCGGAAGGTGCACTTGGGCAACTGCAATATGGGAACAATCATTCCAGCAAATTCACCAAGACCCAGGCCCAACAGTTCATCGACGAAGGCTGGACAGTCGCCGAGCACAAGAGCAACACCTCGACAGGCTTCAGCGGAACCCTGTTCCGCAACAGCAACACCGGTGAATTGGTCCTGTCCTTCCGCAGCACCGAATTCGTCGACGACGCAGCCCGCGACAACCAGGCCACCAACAGCATGGAGATCAAGGAGAAGGGTTGGGCCTTCGGCCAGATTGCCGACATGAAGGCCTGGGTCGACAGCCTCTACGCCAGCAGCAAGATCACAGCCGACAAGCAACTCACCGTCACCGGCTACAGCCTCGGCGGCCACCTCGCCACCGCGTTCAACATGCTGTATGGCGGCGATGCCGACGCCACCTATACCTTCAACGGTGCAGGCGTCGGGCAGATGAAGCCCGGCCATAGCTTGGGCGATGTCATCGCCGAATTCCAGTCGTTGCGCACCTCCGGCAGCGGCTCAAGATTCACGACGCCGGAAGTCGCTGCGCTCTATCGGGAACTACGCTCCACCATCAACGGCCAGGCTACTCAAAGCCAGATCGATGCCGCATACGAGCGCGTGAGCGGACTCATCGACACCTACCAACCCGATCCGCAATCCGCGCCGATGGTGTCGCCCACCGAGCGCAACCAGGAACTCACATTGCTGCGCGATGCGCTCCATCGCACCGGGCTTGTGGTCGCCGAGGCTGTGCGCGTGCCCGATCTCGCTTCGCAGGGTGCATCGGAATCTCCGCTGGACATCAAGCCTGAACTGATCGACGGCGAGGCAATCATCGACGCCACGCGGCTGGACTACCAGTTGGCCGTACTCCTCGCGTCGAAGAACACTCAACCATCGGTCGGGGTTATTGGTGGCGGCGTGCAAGCGGTACTTGGCCGGGAGCAGGGTGCCTACACGCTGCCCAACTTCTACGACATCTACGGCGACACGGCCCCCTCGGCCGTCTCCAATTCACAGCTGCATTACGGCGCCGCGACGCCGATCTTCATCGAAGACCAACCGCTACTGCGTGGCACGGTGATCGGTGACGCAATCGCGGCCACCTTGCAGGCTCATCTTGACATCAAGTTGCTGGTGGATGGCTTCAGCAGCAACGACTTCGGCGACACCCACAGCCTGGTGCTACTCGTCGACTCACTGAGTGTCCAGAACACATTCGCTCAGCTTGATCCCACGCTCACGGCCGACAAGATGAGCGGCGTCTTGGCAACTGCCTCGAACCAGAAATCCGATTGGGCTCAGCGCACGCAAGGCAAGGCGGATGGCGATACGCTGGAGAGCCTCGTCAACGCGCTGGCGGACACTCTGGGGTTGGGTTGGACCGGAGAAGCCCGACTGGAAGGCGACCCCAGCGGCAACACCTGGGCGCGCCTCGAAGACCAGAACGGCTACAGCGGACGAATTACGTTCTACCAGCAACTGAAGCAACTCACCGACAGCGGCGTCTACCAATCATTGCAGGGGAAGGTGACGTTGGAGGAAGTGCCGTCAACCGGTGGCAGCTTTGCGTTGGGGCTTTCCCCGCGCCGCAGTCCCGACCAGACCTGGAATCCGCCATCGGGCACCGCCACCTGGACCAAGGGCAGCACCTGGGGCGTCTACGAGACAGGCAACACCTACGTGCTGGAGGGCGGAGCGTCCCTCACGCCGGACGACCAAGCCGACGTGGTCTACGCGGGCAATGGGCTTGACTACGTCTTTGGGGGCAGGGGCGACGGCCTTCTGGATGGGGAAGTCCAAACGCTAAGTCGCCGCCGCGCCCGCATTTGTAGCGTGATAGGTGCACGCCGAGCTTGCCCGCAAGTCAGGGGGACAAGCCATGCTTGAACTGGGTGTAGGCGCAGACATCTTGCGTGGTATTGGTTGGCTGTATATCGCCTTGGCGTGCGGTGCGCTCTACTTGGTGATTCGGCATGTCGAAGGCTGGCTGCTGAAGGCGTTGTGCATCGCCTTAGTAGTTGGAGTCTTCGGCTATGTTCCCGCAAAGGGAGCATGGGACACGAAGAGGCAGCGCGATAGGTACCAAGCAGCAAAGGCGCTGTTTGATGAACGATGCAAGACGGCGGGCGAGAGAGTTTATAGAACAGAGGTCGATATCAAGGGCGTCTATCTGATGCGACTGAGAGACCCAGCGGAAAGCGGATGGTTCGATCAGCAGTTCAATCAACATGATGTATTTACATCCGAAGACGGACACAGCGGGCAAGCGGGTGGATCTTCAATAAATTCCAAGACAAAGGAGCCTCCGCCCGATCCTTACATCCTTTCCTTCCTCAAGCCGAAGATCATTGATCCTCCGAGTCGGCAAACAATCCCAGACACCCTGGTTGGACGCTATGACTACGTGGAAGCAACGGATCCGCGTGATGGCAGGTTGTATCGCTATACGGCGCGGTCGGTTGCCCCTATCAAGCTACTGCCGGAGTATGGAGAGTGGGTCCGAGAGACCGAGCTCGTTCGTTCCGCTATCAGTAAGCGAACGGCTAAATATGGGGTGACTTGGAAAGACATTTCCGAGTCGACCGATCGCCAGCATTGGATCGCCGGCAGCGAAGTACGCATATTTGACTTGGACGCGAATGAATTGATCGCTGAACGAGCTGGCTATGTGATGGACTTTGCACAGGGCAGCAGGGCTGGAGCGAGATCACCGTGGCTTTTCGCAAAGTCCTGCGCTAACTACCAACCGGCAAAGCGGCATACGAGATTCTTTGTGGAGCAAGTCCTTAAACCAGTTGAAAGGGAGTAATCGTGAGTGCCAATGAAATTTCTGTCTATCTCAAGTACGCCAATCTCCAAATGGCGAGTGAAGCGCTGTACTCTTTTCGGGAGGGTCAGGCCGACGAAGAAGCGCTACCGGGGACAACTCGATCCTATGCAAGCCTATCCGCTGCTGATCTCATGGCGGGCAATGGTCGATCCAGTAAGTTCACATTGGAAGAGGCTCAAGAGTTTGTGAGGGACTGGGCTGTGGTCGAGCACATCAGCAACACCACCACGGGCTTTTCGGGAACCCTATTCCAGGCTCTTCGCACCGACGAATCCCGCGGCATTACCGCAGGTGAGTTGGTCATCTCCTTCCGCAGCACCGAGTTCATCGACGACGCAGCCCGCGACAACCAGGCCACCAACAGCTTGGAGATCAAGGAGAAAGGCTGGGCCTTCGGCCAGATCGATGACATGAAGACGTGGGTCGATACGCTCTACGCAAGCGGCAAGATTGCAGCCACCGAACCGCTCACCGTCACCGGCTACAGCCTCGGCGGCCACTTGGCTACAGCGTTCAATCTCCTGTATCCGAGTGCCGCCGCGTCGACTTACACCTTCAACGGCGCTGGCGTGGGTGCTCTCAAGAACGGGGCGAGCCTGAGCGGCGTTGTCGCCGAATTTCATCGTTTACGCGAGAACGCAGACGGCTCGCAGATCGCCTTCGGCGATTCCCTGGTTCAAGCCCGATACGTGGAGCTGCGAAGCAGCTTCGCTAGCGGCGTGATGCCCACTATCGACGACATCGCTTCGGTGCGCCTGCTGGCAGTGGGCAGCCCGACCGCCTTTGCCGACAGCGAAATGCTTGCCTCTGCGCTGGAGCGCGTTCGCTCCATCATGCAGGAGGCTGTCCGGGTTTCGACGCTCTCCGACCCATCCGGCAAACCGTTGGAGGTGAGCGGATCGAACATCGCAGCCACCGGCTTGGACTACCAGTTGGCTGTGCTGTTCGCATCGAAGAAGACCGAAGCCCAGTACGCGGACGTCGCACAGGGCGGTTGGGCAGCCTATGCGGGACGCCATTTGGCGACAGGAGCGCCCTGGTCTAACTTTCATGACCTCTACGGCGCCAACGCGCCGTCTGCCGTTTCGAACTCGCAGCTTCACTATGGCCAAGACGTTCCCATCTTCATCGAAGACCAACCGCTCTTTCGCGGCAACGTGCTGTTCAGCGCTCTGGGTGCCAGTGCTTTGAATGCGGAAGCCAAATTGCTGGTGAACAACTTCGGCGCCAACGACTTCGGCGACACGCATAGCCTGGTGCTGCTCGTCGACTCCCTGAGCGTACAGAACACGCTCGCGCAAATCGATCCGACCCTTACGCAAGCGACGCTGAATGCCATCTTCGCTGCCGCATCAGCAATAAAGGCCGAGGCCAGTCTTGGCTTCCAGGGCAAGGCGGAAGGCGATGTTTTAGAGAACGTCATCAAGAGCCTGGCCGCCATGTTCGACGTGAACATCGCATCCATGGCCGCCAGACTCGATGGTGGCACATGGGCCAATGCCGATGATCGCGCCGTGTTTCACCGAAACCTCAAGACCATTTCCAGCAAAGTTGCGGAACTGGACATCGGGGAACAGGCGGTCATTCGCGCGTCCGGCTCAGACCTTCAAGTAGCGGCCCGCACCGACTTTGGCGCAGTCGCGGCGCTGATCGAGCTCTCGCCCTTCTGGATCGCAGGCAAGGATGCGGCCACCAAGGCAACACTGGAGACTGTGTGGGAGTTCGTGCACGGCGAAGACTTCCTCGCATGGCAGGAAGACAAGAGTGCGGCGGTACCAACCACCTTCACGAACGAGTGGATCGCAGACCGTGCAACGATGTTGGGGCTGGTTGTCCAACGCAACGCCAGCAATACGCAAGGCGTGCTTCCTGGTAGCGAGAACCTTCGCTATTACGACGCTGCCAGCGACACTCAGATCCTGGTCGGTTCAGGTAGCTCGCAGCGCAAGCAGTTTTTCTTTGGCGGGGACGAGGCCGACACTGTGAGTGGCCAAGGATTCGGCGACCATCTCTATGGCGGCGCAGGCGCCGACACTCTGAGTGGCCTGGGCGGCGACGACTACCTGCAGGGCGATGCCGGCAACGACACCCTCGAAGGCGGCATCGGCAACGACACCCTCGTCGGCGGCACCGGAGCCGACACCTACCGCTTCGAAGGCACCTTCGGCAAAGACACCCTCCGAGACAGCGACGGCCTCGGCAGCATCGTCCTCGACGACCAAACCCTCACCGGCGGCGCAGGCACCGGCAAGCGCAACACCTGGTGTAGCGAGGACCCCGCCGGGAACCGCATCGACTACCTCGTCCAGGACGATGCCGCATCCGCCACCGGCAAGACCCTCCTCGTCTCCAGGCAAGGCGACAGCGCCCACACCATCACCCTGCGCGACTTTGACCTGGACCAGGCCCGCTCGGACGCCGGCTATTTGGGCATGCGGCTGCAAGGCCCGCGCCTCGTCCTGCAGCAGGCCGGTGGCGGCAACCCCTTTGCCGACCCCCACTTCGAGCCCGAGCAGGGCACCAGCCGCATCGAGGAAGGCGGCGCGGCCGGCTACGTCCTGTACCTCGACCAAGCCGCCTCGGCAGGCGACACCCTCACCTTGAGCCTGTCCGCCCTGGCCGGCCAGTTCCAACTGCTCCACGGCGGCACATCGATCCCTGCCGCCGGGGCCGTCATCACCCTCGTCGAAGGGCAAAGCGAAGTTCACTTCGCGCTCATGCAGCAGGGAGAGATCTCGGCCGATGCCTTGGCACAACTGTCGGCCACCTACCGCGGCGGCAGCGTCACCGCCGACTCCAATGCATGGGAACTCACCGTCGAGGACGCGGGCGAGCAGGCGCGGACCTATCTGGGCGACCAGCATCCGTCCCTGAGCGAAGGCGGCTTCTACGACTGGAGTTCCGTCCACTGGGCATCCGACGGAACCCTCGAAGGCGGTGTGGCCGATGCGGGCTTCAACGACGTCATCGTCGGCCAGGCGGACAACAACCGCATCGAGGGGCTCGGCGGCAACGATGCCCTGGACGGCGCAGGCGGCAACGATGTCGTCGACGGCGGGGAAGGGGACGACCTGCTCGCGGGCGGCGCCGGCAGCGATCTCATTCGTGGGGGCGGTGGCAACGACTGGATCCTGAGCGCCCATGCGTTGGGGCTTTCCCCGCGCCGCAGTCCCGACCAGACCTGGAATCCGCCAGCGGGCACCGCCACCTGGACCAAGGGCAGCACCTGGGGCGTCTACGAGACAGGCAACACCTACGTGCTGGAGGGCGGAGCGTCCCTCACGCCGGACGACAAGGCAGACGTGGTCTTCGCGGGCGATGGGCATGACTACGTCATTGGGGGCCGAGGCAACGATCATCTGGACGGGCAAGCCGGCGACGACATCTTGTGGGGCAATGGCGGCGCCGACGTTCTCGCCGGATCGGCGGGCAACGACTGGCTGATGGGGGACGGGCTCGCGGAGGCGGGCCATGTCAACAGCACGCCAGAGGCGCTGCACGGCAACGATGTTCTCGACGGCGGCGACGGCAACGACCATCTGCTGGGCGACGGCGGCGAGGATGCCTTGTATGGCGGTGCCGGCGAAGACACCCTTCGCGGTGATCGTCCCGAATTCGAACTCGCCGGCACGGCGCACGGCGAGGACTATCTCGACGGCCAGGACGGCAATGACATCCTCCTGGGCGGAGGAAAGGGCGACGCCTTGTACGGCGGCGCCGGCAACGATCGCATGTGGGGCGATGACGAGAACGAGGACCAGCTCCCCGGCACGTTTCATGGCAGCGACTTCCTGGACGGCGAGGCCGGTGACGACCAACTGGTGGGGGGTGGCGCGGACGACACCTTGATCGGCGCAGCGGGCGCCGACCTCATGCTGGGCGATGATCGCGAGGCCAACCTGGCAGGCCGCTTCCACGGTGCGGATTGGCTGGAGGGCGGGAGCGGCGACGACACGCTCATTGGTGGCGGAGGCAACGACATACTGTTCGGCGGCCAGGACGACGACATCCTCGTTGGCGACGACCAGGGCCAGGACCTTCTTGCCGCCGAATTCCACGGCAACGATGAACTTGACGGCGAGGAAGGCGACGACCAGCTGACCGGCGGCGGCAAGGACGACACTCTCCTGGGCGGAGCCGGCAACGACTTCCTCCGCGGCGATGACGACGTCATGGAACAACTCGCCGCGCAATGGCACGGCAACGATCTCCTGGACGGAGGCGACGGCGACGACATTCTGCTGGGCGACGGCGGCGACGACATTCTCCGGGGTGGCGCTGGTGACGACTGGCTCGCCGGTGAAGATCAAGCCAGCACCGACGCGGCCACCAGGCTCATTGGAGACGACCAGCTCGATGGCGGCGACGGCGCCGACACCCTCATCGGCGGCGCCGGGAACGACCTGCTCGACGGCGGCAGCGGCAACGATTCCCTCCATGGCGGCGCCGGCAACGACACCCTCGACGGCGGCGCCGGGGCCGACTGGATGTCCGGCGGCGCCGGTGACGACATCTTCCGCGTTGCGCTGTCCGACAACGACACCGTGGGCGACTTCGGGCGCGGCACCGATCGCATCGTGCTGCAAGGCGCCTTGCCCCAGGACCTCACCGTGACCGCCGCCGGCGCCACCCTGCATCTCCAGGGCAGCGGCGGCGCCCTCGTGCTTGAGAACTGCCTTCGCAATGGCGACACGCAAGCCGGCATCGAGTTTGCCGACGGCACCGTCTGGCGCCGATCCGATCTCATCAGCCGTCTGGACCTGGACATCCCCAGCCAGGCATGGCTGGACCATGCCGAACTTCTGGTCGCGCAGCCGGAAGGCGGTCGCCTGGTCGGCGATATCGGCAGTAGCGTCATGGTCGGGCGCGAAGGCCACGATGTCTTCGAGGATCTTGGAGGCGACGATTTCTTCTATGGCGGGGCCGGAGGTGACCTCCTGCATGGCGAGAATGGCAATGACCTGCTCGATGGCGGCACCGGTAGCGATGTACTTCTGGGCGGGCCGGGCAGCGACGTTCTTCTGGGGGGAGAGGGTGACGACGCGCTCGTCGCCGTAGGGCAGACCTCGCATGTCCAGATCTACGACGACCCTTCCACCGAGGTCGACATCCTGGATGGCGGACCGGGCAATGACAACCTCCTCGGAGGATGGGGAGGCATGGGCGGCGACCACAGCATCTACCTCTTCGGCTATGGGGACGGCCGCGACACCATCAGCGGCGGTACGGACAACCTCATCCGCTTCAAGCCCGGCGTATCTCCCGAAGACGTTGTCATCTTCTGCAATCAAGGCCGCGTCGTCTACTGGTTGAGCGCTGCCGATCAGATCTCGGAATCTCAATCCACATGGCAGACGGGGCACATCGAATTTGCCGACGGGACCGTGTGGGACCGCGCCGAGATCGATGCCCGGACGATGGACACGGCGCTCGAGTTGGCCGGTCCGCGCACACTGCAGCTGCATGTCCACGAGGGACAGGGGTTTCAGATGGACCTGCCCGAAGGCTTCTTTGCTCCCGGCTCCCGCAGCGGACAGGTGTCCTACGCCACCGCGGATGGACTGCCCGGGATCACCGTCGATCCGCACACAGGCTCGATCTCCGCTACCTCCGAGCTCTTCAGCGGCAACTTATGGTTCTGGGCCGAACCCTGGATAACGATCACGGCCACCGATGAACTCGGCGCCCGCCAAACCATCGAGGTCGGGGTGTGGCTGCAGAGGCCTGACGCCAGCTTCGGTTCCGTCATTGTCGGTACGCGCGACGCCGACTGGCTATGGACGTCCGACGGCGACGATGTCGTATACGGCGGTGCGGGCAACGATGACTATGTCTTCCGGCCCGGGGACGGTCACGACATCATCGAGGAGGGCAACCCGCTCGCAACCGCCGACTTCGATGTTGTGACCTTCCAGGGCCCGCTAATGCCCGCAGACGTCGCCGTCCGACGGGAAGGTGCCGATCTCGTGCTGGTGTACGGGGCGGGAGACAGCGTCACCGTCAGGCGCTGGTTCGAATCTGCGTCGAACCGGATCGAGGAGGTTCAATTCGCCGACGGCACCGCGTGGAACGTGGTGCAACTCCAGGCCCTTGCCGAATGGCGCCCGCCGATCGTCGGCACGCCGGCCAACGACACCTTGAACGGCACCTCCGGTAACGACACGCTAGAGGGGCTTGCCGGTAACGACACGCTCGACGGAAAAGCCGGTGCGGACGTGATGGCCGGTGGCCTCGGCAACGACATCTACTACGTCGACAACAACGCCGACGTGGTGACCGAGCTGGCCGACGAAGGCATCGACGCGGTCCGCACCAACATCAGCCACACGCTGGCGGCCAACGTCGAGGGCCTGATGCTCAACACGACGACAGACATCAACGGCACGGGCAATACGCTCGACAATGTTCTGTACGCCGGCGCGGGCAACAACGTGCTCGACGGCCAGGGCGGCAGCGACTACGTGTCCTACATCTATGCCGGCTCCGCCGTGAACGTCAGCCTGGCGGCCACCGGCGCGCAGGCCACGGGCGGCAGCGGCTTCGACACGCTGTGGAACATCGAGAACCTCTACGGCAGCAACTACGACGATGTCCTGATCGGCAGCCCCATTGCCAACATGCTCAACGGCGGGATCGGCGCGGACACCCTGAGGGGCGGCGCGGGCAACGACATCTACTACGTCGACAACAGCGCCGACGTGGTGACCGAGCTGGCCAATGAAGGCACGGACCTCGTGCTAGGCACTATCAGCTACACGCTCTCGGCCAACGTCGAGAACCTCACCTTGACCGGCACGGCGGCCATCGATGCCACCGGCAACGAACTGGACAACCTGCTGACCGGCAATGCCGCGAACAACACCTTGAGCGGTGGTTCAGGCAACGACACGCTCAACGGGAGCGCCGGTGCCGACACCATGACGGGCGGCGTGGGCAACGACATCTACTTCGTCGACAACACCGCCGACGCAGTGATCGAGCTGGCAGGCGAAGGCACCGACACGGTTCGCACCACCATCACCCACACGCTGGCGGCCAATGTCGAGAACCTGATGCTCAACTCGACAGCGGCCATTGACGGCACCGGCAATGCGCTGGGCAACGTTCTGTACGCCGGGGCCGGCAACAACGTGCTCGATGGTCTGGGGGGCAACGACTGGGTCTCGTATGTCTATTCCGGCTCCGCGGTGACCGTCAGCCTGGCGGCCAACGGGGCGCAAGCCACGGGCGGCTCCGGCACCGACACGCTGCGCAACGTCGAGTACCTTTTCGGCAGCAACTACAACGACATCCTGACCGGCAGCAGCACGACCAATGCACTCAGCGGCGGGCTCGGCGACGATACGCTGATCGGCGGCCAGGGAGCGGACACGCTCATCGGCGGCACGGGCAACGACACCTACCGCTACCGCTCGGGCGACGGCAACGACACGGTGTCGGAAGCAGGCGGCGACGACACGGTGGAACTGCTGGACCTCAACCCGGGTGACGTGCGCATCGTGCAGGGCCTCAACGGAAACCTCGACCTGATCGTCGATGCACTCACCGGCCAGACCATCACGCTGGACCTGAATCTGGTGTCCCCCGGCTGGTCGGCAGACGGCTCGCAAGTGGAGCATCTGCGCTTCGCCGACGGGACGGTGTGGAACAGCGAGCAGATGCGTGCCGCCGCGGAGCTGGAAAGAAGCGTGAGCCTCATGGTGCAGGCGATGGCCACCTTCGCGGTGCCGGCGCCCGGCCTGGTGACTTCGACGTCATTGGATGATCAATCCAGGCTAGCGCCTGTACTTGCCGCCAGCTGGGGCTAGGCGCTGAGCAAAGGGGCGGCGCTGGCGTTCCTTGAGAACCCCGGGGAGTCGCACCCGGATCAGACCAACGTCGCCCGTCGCACCGCCAGCTCCCACCGCGCCATCTTCTCCTCGGCCTTCTCCCGGCTCAGCGTGGGCAGGAAGCGCCGCTCCACGCGCCACTGCTTCGACAACTCGCCGACATCGCGGTACACGCCGGTCGACAGGCCGGCGAGGTACGCAGCGCCGAGCGCCGTGGTCTCGATGACCTCCGGCCGCACCACCGGAATGCCCAGCAGATCCGCCTGGAACTGCATCAGCAGGTCGTTGACGGCCGCGCCGCCATCCACCCGCAGCTCGGCCACCGGCGCACCTCCGGCAGCGACGGCATCGCGGCTCATCGCCTGCAGCAGCGCGGCGCTTTGGTAGGCGATGCTCTCCAGTGCCGCGCGCGCAATGTGCGCCACCGCGGTGCCGCGCGTCAGGCCTGTGATGGTGCCGCGCGCGTCGGCGTTCCAGTAGGGCGCGCCCAGCCCCGTGAAGGCCGGCACCATCATCACGCCGCCGGCATCGGGCACGCTCTCGGCCAGCGCTTGGACTTGCGCGCTGCCCTGGATGGCCTTCAACCCGTCGCGCAGCCACTGCACCACCGCGCCGCCGACGAAGACGCTGCCCTCCATCGCATACTGCGGCGGCATGCCGGTCGTCTGCGCGGCACTGGTCACGAGCAGGCCGTTGTGCGAAGGCTGGAAGGCGCCGCCCGTGTGCATCAGCAGAAAGCAACCGGTGCCGTAGGTGTTCTTGGCCATGCCGGCCTCGAAGCAGGCCTGGCCGAAGAGGGCGCTCTGCTGGTCGCCGGCCACGCCGCCGATAGGCAAGGGGCGATCGAAGAGACCGGCATCGGTGTCGGCGAAATGCGTGCTCGATGGCTTGACCTCGGGCATCAGCGAGGCGGGGATGTCCAGCGCCTTCAGCAGGTCGGCATCCCACCGATGCGTGTGCACGTTGAAGAGCATTGTGCGCGAGGCATTGGTGACGTCGCTCACATGCAGCTTGCCGCCGGTCAGCTGCCAGATCAGCCAGCTGTCGACGGTGCCGAAAGCCAGCTCGCCGCGGTCGGCCGCTGCGCGCGCTCCGGGCACGTTGTCGAGCAGCCAGCGCAGCTTGGTGCCGGAGAAGTAGGCGTCGATCACCAGCCCCGTCTTCTCCTGGATGGTGTCGGCCATGCCGTCCTCGCGCAGCTTGGCGCACAGCGGCTCGGCGCGCCGGTCCTGCCAGACGATGGCGTGATGCACGGGCTGCCCGGTCTTCCGGTTCCACAGCACGGTGGTCTCGCGCTGGTTGGTGATGCCGATCGCGTGGATGTCGCTCGCCGTGAGCCTGGCCTTGGCCAGCACCTCGTGCGCGGTGGCGAGCTGGCTCTGCCAGATCTCCAGCGGGTCATGCTCGACCCAGCCGGGCTGCGGGTAGATCTGCGTGAGCTCCTTCTGGGCGAGGGCGACGATGCGCCCCTCGCCGTCGAACACGATGCTGCGGGAGCTGGAGGTGCCCTGGTCGAGGGCGAGCAGGTAGGTCATGTGAAAACCTCGTGGATCAGTGTTCGCGCGCGATCTCGCAACGGACCTGTGCGCGCTCGAGCAACTCGGGGAACGGCGGCGGCGGCTCGGCGTCGGTGAACAGGCAGTCGATCTGCGACAGCGTGGCCAGCTCGATCATGGCAGGGCGGTTGAACTTGCTCGCGTCGGCCGCGAGCCAGACCTCGCGTGCTTGCGCAATGATGGTCTGCGCCACCTTCACCTCGCGCAGGTCGAAGTCGCGCAGCGTGCCGTCGGCCTCGATGCTGGAGACGCCGATCAGCGCGATGTCGACCTTGAACTGGCGGATGAAGTCGACCGTGGCCTCGCCCACGATCGCGCGATCGCGCAGCCGCACCGAGCCGCCGGCCACGATCACTTCGCAGTTCGGGTTGTCGCTGAGGATCGTCGCCACGTTGAGGTTGTTGGTGATCACGCGCAGCCCGGTGTGCTGCAGCAAGGCCTTGGCGATGGCCTCGGTGGTGGTGCCGATGTTGAGGATCAGCGAGCAGTCGTTCGGCACCCGCGCGGCCACGGCGCGCGCGATGCGGGCCTTGCCCTCGGCATGCAGGTTCTCGCGCTGCCGGTAGCCGATGTTCTCGGTGGTCGAGCTCGGCACCCGCACGCCCCCATGAAAACGCCTGAGCAGTCCCTCGTCGGCCAGGCGCTGCACGTCGCGGCGCACCGTCTGGAGGGTCACGCCGAGCATGTCCGCCAGCTGCTCGACC is drawn from Variovorax sp. PBS-H4 and contains these coding sequences:
- the glpK gene encoding glycerol kinase GlpK, whose amino-acid sequence is MTYLLALDQGTSSSRSIVFDGEGRIVALAQKELTQIYPQPGWVEHDPLEIWQSQLATAHEVLAKARLTASDIHAIGITNQRETTVLWNRKTGQPVHHAIVWQDRRAEPLCAKLREDGMADTIQEKTGLVIDAYFSGTKLRWLLDNVPGARAAADRGELAFGTVDSWLIWQLTGGKLHVSDVTNASRTMLFNVHTHRWDADLLKALDIPASLMPEVKPSSTHFADTDAGLFDRPLPIGGVAGDQQSALFGQACFEAGMAKNTYGTGCFLLMHTGGAFQPSHNGLLVTSAAQTTGMPPQYAMEGSVFVGGAVVQWLRDGLKAIQGSAQVQALAESVPDAGGVMMVPAFTGLGAPYWNADARGTITGLTRGTAVAHIARAALESIAYQSAALLQAMSRDAVAAGGAPVAELRVDGGAAVNDLLMQFQADLLGIPVVRPEVIETTALGAAYLAGLSTGVYRDVGELSKQWRVERRFLPTLSREKAEEKMARWELAVRRATLV
- a CDS encoding DeoR/GlpR family DNA-binding transcription regulator, encoding MNSNPRQLKLLNTVRTRGSVTVEQLADMLGVTLQTVRRDVQRLADEGLLRRFHGGVRVPSSTTENIGYRQRENLHAEGKARIARAVAARVPNDCSLILNIGTTTEAIAKALLQHTGLRVITNNLNVATILSDNPNCEVIVAGGSVRLRDRAIVGEATVDFIRQFKVDIALIGVSSIEADGTLRDFDLREVKVAQTIIAQAREVWLAADASKFNRPAMIELATLSQIDCLFTDAEPPPPFPELLERAQVRCEIAREH